One Bradyrhizobium sp. ISRA464 genomic window carries:
- a CDS encoding autotransporter domain-containing protein codes for MRTKQFARTATAVAAYALLATPSQAIETYDVRDSNGVPFIRARIFGTGDAPYCCENAEPVSSVRNLSQWETDQALAGIQYWAEIIKVVPGQSPAIINIVADHSDNASGFSAYQGVVTKVQAALTGQDPGELDDGAHGVIGIGQMGFSSEPYIPSQVSMTPSTNLPAVVVHEMAHALGMLGDGTNWVSFSKTIDGWTSHWYDDNGKQARPGQTIYCSRCLNPPAADVFDLRRDQGYFGGRHVSEVLAGAMPGVPLRSTSGMSHIELNNSLMSHQKYRNYTNLMEAELAALQDLGYTIDRRNFFGYSLYGSGQTLVNDNPFFSRNAGGTAYLPNTYNTAMLGLGLHVYGSNNTVVQRADLLSRGVGGAGIRVDGGNNSITILPGTRVYADGANGRAVMFIYGKDHTFTQRGDVQAVGNHGIAASFDFGNNVVGNRFEYRGSYIHTTRNEPAPILDEINGPLVSTFDLTGRLAGNYAAMYMSNNAYVGQINVMRGAVLSGDIRSDYAQVDGNGAPRLTKLTFGIAPDASGHSTGQPDPSFAFRYHGNIVGHNNLSLQLLGGSSFFTGHHEVYDANVAQSATLTGNGSYLLNTDGRFINSGTFAPLINGRDNSITVKGDFLQTSSGRLQVALNDTGAFSRLVVNGNAAVNGTFTIAPQRGWYGSGFKFASNQWLNATALTGSFTNVATSLQSPTLTAVAAAQGNNTYAVTFSRPPEAYSRYAADSNSRQVGAALDQVAGNAALGLHTLVGALDFSAPDGTGVTSALGQLSPAAYASATAEQVNNSFYARSAVYNRLKQAFGGAPSHPIAVMTYGSEQATGKSGTAVGSIGQTPPGAPSDDLLRYAAWGFAFGGWSTQSGESNAAKTKSTIGGFLTGIDTAVDDDWRFGVLAGYSRSTLIANSPRSFGSSEEYTVGTYAGTEWAAPKGAIAFRSGLAFTWHDLQMTRNVAFPGFRDNLSSDYDARTFQIFGELGYTAHVSDHSLVEPYANLAYVQGETDGFSEKGWSGATLDMRADTIRTTLSTLGIRATNSLQFGHVASTVRTGLGWRHAFGDYIPLSTGSFAAGSSAFAASGLSIGRDLALVESGVDFQLSSNTTLGVAYQGQFGSGVAQNSLHANFNVKF; via the coding sequence TTGAGAACGAAACAATTCGCAAGGACGGCTACGGCCGTCGCGGCCTATGCGTTGCTCGCCACGCCCAGCCAGGCCATTGAAACTTATGATGTCAGGGATTCGAACGGTGTGCCGTTTATACGGGCGCGAATATTCGGTACCGGCGACGCCCCCTATTGTTGCGAAAATGCGGAGCCGGTGTCCTCGGTGCGGAATTTGTCGCAATGGGAAACAGATCAGGCGCTGGCCGGGATTCAGTATTGGGCTGAAATCATCAAGGTTGTCCCTGGTCAATCGCCGGCCATTATCAATATCGTCGCAGACCATAGTGACAACGCGTCTGGCTTTTCCGCTTATCAGGGGGTCGTCACGAAGGTGCAGGCGGCACTCACCGGTCAGGATCCGGGCGAGCTTGACGATGGTGCGCATGGCGTGATTGGAATCGGCCAGATGGGATTCTCATCCGAGCCGTATATCCCGTCCCAAGTGTCGATGACACCCAGTACGAATCTACCAGCGGTCGTAGTGCACGAGATGGCACATGCGTTGGGCATGCTGGGCGACGGTACTAACTGGGTGTCTTTTTCCAAAACGATAGATGGGTGGACGAGCCATTGGTACGATGACAATGGCAAACAGGCTCGGCCGGGGCAGACGATTTATTGTTCCCGATGCTTGAACCCACCAGCTGCCGACGTTTTCGACCTCCGGCGCGATCAAGGCTATTTCGGTGGGAGGCACGTGAGCGAAGTGCTCGCCGGCGCCATGCCAGGTGTTCCGCTGCGATCGACGAGTGGCATGTCGCATATCGAGCTCAACAACAGTTTGATGAGCCATCAGAAATACCGGAACTACACCAATCTGATGGAGGCGGAGCTCGCAGCGCTCCAGGATCTCGGCTACACCATCGATCGGCGCAATTTCTTCGGCTACTCACTGTACGGCAGTGGCCAGACTCTGGTGAACGACAACCCCTTCTTCAGCCGCAACGCCGGTGGTACCGCCTACCTTCCGAACACCTACAATACGGCCATGCTTGGGCTGGGATTGCACGTGTATGGCAGCAATAATACGGTGGTTCAGCGCGCCGACCTGCTCTCACGCGGCGTCGGCGGTGCGGGCATCCGCGTCGACGGCGGAAACAATTCAATAACAATCCTGCCCGGGACTCGCGTCTATGCGGACGGCGCCAATGGGCGCGCCGTCATGTTCATCTACGGCAAGGATCACACATTTACCCAGCGTGGTGACGTGCAGGCTGTCGGCAACCATGGCATCGCCGCAAGCTTCGATTTCGGCAACAACGTGGTAGGGAATCGCTTCGAGTATCGTGGCTCGTACATTCACACCACGCGTAATGAACCGGCCCCAATTCTCGATGAAATCAATGGTCCGCTGGTCAGCACGTTCGACCTGACCGGACGTCTGGCTGGCAACTATGCGGCGATGTACATGTCGAACAACGCTTATGTGGGCCAGATCAATGTGATGCGTGGGGCGGTGCTATCAGGGGACATCCGTTCAGATTACGCCCAGGTTGATGGAAACGGTGCGCCGCGGCTAACAAAGTTGACGTTCGGCATAGCGCCCGATGCGAGTGGTCACTCTACAGGGCAACCAGACCCAAGCTTTGCATTTCGCTATCATGGCAATATCGTCGGACACAACAATCTGTCATTGCAATTGTTGGGCGGCAGCTCTTTTTTTACCGGACATCACGAAGTGTACGACGCGAATGTCGCGCAAAGTGCAACGCTGACTGGCAATGGCAGTTACCTGCTCAACACCGATGGCCGTTTCATCAATAGCGGCACGTTCGCGCCGCTAATCAATGGCCGTGACAACAGCATAACGGTGAAAGGCGACTTCTTACAGACCTCTAGCGGCCGCTTGCAAGTCGCACTGAACGATACTGGCGCATTCAGCCGACTCGTGGTGAACGGCAATGCAGCTGTCAACGGTACGTTCACGATTGCGCCGCAGCGTGGCTGGTATGGCAGCGGTTTCAAGTTTGCATCCAATCAGTGGTTGAACGCCACAGCTCTCACCGGTTCATTCACGAACGTGGCGACATCTCTTCAATCACCTACCCTGACAGCCGTGGCCGCGGCTCAGGGCAACAATACGTACGCTGTGACGTTCTCGCGTCCACCCGAGGCTTACTCTCGCTATGCCGCCGATTCCAACAGCCGGCAGGTGGGAGCGGCACTTGATCAAGTCGCGGGCAACGCCGCTTTAGGGTTGCACACCCTCGTCGGAGCACTCGACTTCTCCGCGCCGGACGGTACAGGGGTTACATCTGCGCTGGGTCAGCTTTCGCCAGCGGCCTATGCGTCGGCCACAGCCGAGCAGGTCAACAACAGCTTCTATGCCCGTTCGGCGGTCTACAACCGTCTGAAGCAGGCTTTCGGCGGCGCGCCATCCCACCCGATTGCGGTGATGACTTATGGGTCTGAGCAGGCTACCGGCAAATCCGGCACCGCTGTCGGTTCGATCGGACAGACGCCTCCCGGCGCTCCATCCGATGACTTGCTGCGTTACGCGGCGTGGGGCTTCGCCTTTGGTGGCTGGTCAACGCAATCAGGTGAGAGCAATGCCGCCAAGACCAAATCCACCATTGGCGGTTTCCTAACTGGTATTGATACGGCCGTCGATGACGACTGGCGTTTCGGCGTTCTTGCAGGCTACAGCCGCTCTACCTTGATAGCTAATTCTCCTCGGTCGTTCGGCAGCAGCGAGGAGTACACAGTCGGTACCTACGCCGGCACCGAGTGGGCTGCACCAAAAGGAGCTATCGCGTTCCGCTCAGGCCTGGCCTTCACATGGCACGATCTGCAGATGACCCGCAACGTTGCCTTCCCGGGCTTCAGGGACAATCTGAGCTCCGACTACGATGCACGCACCTTCCAGATCTTCGGGGAGCTCGGCTACACGGCTCACGTCAGCGACCATTCCTTGGTCGAGCCCTATGCCAATCTCGCCTATGTTCAGGGCGAAACGGACGGTTTTAGCGAGAAAGGATGGAGCGGAGCGACACTTGATATGCGCGCCGACACAATAAGAACGACCCTCTCCACCCTCGGCATCCGAGCCACTAACAGCCTTCAGTTTGGGCACGTAGCCTCGACAGTACGGACCGGCCTTGGCTGGCGCCATGCCTTTGGGGACTACATTCCGCTGTCAACAGGCAGCTTCGCTGCCGGTTCTAGCGCCTTTGCAGCTTCGGGCCTATCCATTGGCAGGGACTTGGCACTCGTAGAATCCGGTGTGGACTTCCAGCTCTCCAGCAACACGACCCTTGGCGTCGCCTATCAGGGTCAGTTCGGCTCAGGCGTCGCACAGAACAGCCTCCACGCCAACTTCAACGTGAAGTTCTGA